In Gemmatimonadota bacterium, a single genomic region encodes these proteins:
- a CDS encoding ParB N-terminal domain-containing protein, which translates to MNKAPFQLLPELSAEEYTALRESIAADGILVPIQVDEDGVILDGHHRHAIAAELGINCPTVVVSNLDTDTDKRTVALALNLSRRHLNREQTRQVIAASITADPRMVGLSPEASALWLRAGSWAAGHHTDGFVPDDAIPQIGGHAAAGELVRRGLWEHVGGGWLIVDWHVDVDPPVLRLVAGGDR; encoded by the coding sequence GTGAACAAGGCACCGTTCCAACTGCTGCCCGAGTTGTCGGCCGAGGAGTACACCGCGCTCCGCGAGTCCATCGCCGCCGACGGCATCCTGGTGCCCATCCAGGTCGATGAAGACGGTGTGATCCTCGACGGACATCATCGTCATGCGATCGCCGCCGAGCTCGGGATCAACTGCCCGACCGTGGTGGTGTCCAACTTGGACACCGACACCGACAAGCGCACGGTGGCGCTGGCGCTGAACTTGAGCAGGCGCCACCTCAACCGCGAGCAGACCCGCCAGGTGATCGCCGCGAGCATCACCGCCGACCCTCGCATGGTCGGCCTGTCGCCGGAAGCATCGGCGCTGTGGCTCAGGGCCGGGTCATGGGCGGCCGGACACCACACCGACGGCTTCGTGCCCGATGACGCCATCCCGCAGATCGGCGGGCATGCCGCGGCCGGTGAACTGGTGCGCCGCGGCCTGTGGGAACACGTGGGCGGCGGCTGGCTGATCGTCGACTGGCATGTCGACGTAGACCCGCCCGTGCTGCGACTGGTGGCAGGTGGTGACCGATGA
- a CDS encoding helix-turn-helix domain-containing protein: MDEWMTPPETADLVRRPTSTLAYWRHRNEGPPFAKVGRRVVYRRSDVVAWMEAQFSKAAS; the protein is encoded by the coding sequence ATGGATGAATGGATGACCCCGCCGGAGACCGCCGACCTGGTGCGTCGGCCGACCTCCACGCTGGCCTACTGGCGCCACCGGAACGAAGGCCCGCCCTTCGCCAAGGTCGGCCGCCGCGTGGTCTACCGACGCAGCGACGTAGTGGCGTGGATGGAAGCCCAGTTCTCCAAGGCGGCGAGCTGA
- a CDS encoding tyrosine-type recombinase/integrase, with product MLNRHVRPGSTWVVTDEVGRQVGPWQIQRLHRGVRPDERARFHDLRHYFASMLIAQGASIIEVQHRMRHKKASITLDVYSHLMRDSDESTRSKVGGVIAARGVA from the coding sequence ATGCTGAACCGGCACGTCAGGCCGGGGTCGACCTGGGTGGTCACTGATGAGGTCGGCAGGCAGGTCGGGCCGTGGCAGATCCAGCGGCTTCACCGCGGTGTGCGGCCTGATGAGCGAGCGCGCTTTCACGATCTGAGGCACTACTTCGCGTCGATGCTGATCGCGCAGGGTGCCAGCATCATCGAGGTGCAACACCGGATGCGACACAAGAAGGCGTCGATCACGTTGGACGTGTACTCGCACCTGATGCGCGACAGCGACGAGTCGACCCGGTCGAAGGTCGGGGGCGTGATCGCAGCCCGCGGGGTCGCGTAG